The following are encoded in a window of Arthrobacter woluwensis genomic DNA:
- a CDS encoding MFS transporter has protein sequence MNQTLPPAAPGAVPSGAAAGHSGTPRKAALASFLGSAVEYYDFFIFGSAAALIFPKVFFPSADANATIMSFATFGFAYIARPVGAVFLGHFGDRLGRQRVLMFTLVLMGASTFVIGCLPDFKTVGWWAPALLVLARLCQGLSAAGEQAGASSMTLEHAPDDRRAFFTSWTLTGTQGGQILAALAFIPVVALPDDLKYGIGWRIPFWLSAAVVVVAFFIRRSLHEPTTFAEAKKARLPFVELMKYHWRDVVRVICCAFIAAISTVFGTLAISYGKQVAHVDSTVTLWLVVVANVVALGTQPFFGTLADRFGRKPLFVYGALSSAVMTPLFFLSLQSGSVPLMFVAAIVYFSCGYAAANAVWPSFYGEMFSTQVRFSGLAVGTQLGFLMAGFAPTIVSAIGGTGPGGWVQTSIFAAVICVIAAVSALTARETAKVPTAQLGLK, from the coding sequence ATGAACCAGACCCTTCCGCCCGCAGCGCCGGGCGCCGTCCCCTCCGGAGCGGCCGCGGGCCACTCCGGCACTCCCCGGAAGGCCGCCCTGGCCAGCTTCCTCGGCAGCGCGGTGGAGTATTACGACTTCTTCATCTTCGGTTCCGCCGCGGCGCTGATCTTCCCCAAGGTGTTCTTCCCCAGCGCCGATGCGAACGCCACCATCATGTCCTTCGCGACGTTCGGCTTCGCCTACATCGCCCGGCCCGTGGGCGCGGTCTTCCTGGGCCACTTCGGCGACCGACTCGGACGACAGAGGGTGCTCATGTTCACCCTGGTCCTGATGGGCGCCTCGACCTTCGTCATCGGCTGCCTCCCGGACTTCAAGACCGTGGGCTGGTGGGCACCCGCCCTCCTGGTGCTCGCGCGTCTCTGCCAGGGCCTTTCCGCGGCAGGTGAACAGGCGGGCGCTTCCTCGATGACGCTGGAGCACGCCCCCGACGACCGCCGGGCCTTCTTCACCTCGTGGACCCTCACCGGGACGCAGGGCGGGCAGATCCTCGCCGCCCTGGCCTTCATCCCCGTCGTCGCCCTGCCGGACGACCTGAAGTACGGCATCGGCTGGCGCATCCCGTTCTGGCTGAGCGCCGCCGTCGTCGTGGTCGCGTTCTTCATCCGCCGCAGCCTGCACGAGCCCACCACCTTCGCCGAGGCCAAGAAAGCGCGGCTGCCCTTCGTCGAGCTGATGAAGTATCACTGGCGAGACGTGGTCCGCGTGATCTGCTGCGCCTTCATCGCCGCGATCAGCACCGTCTTCGGCACCCTCGCCATCAGCTACGGCAAGCAGGTCGCCCATGTGGACAGCACCGTGACGCTGTGGCTCGTGGTGGTGGCGAACGTGGTGGCCCTCGGCACCCAGCCGTTCTTCGGCACGCTGGCAGACCGCTTCGGCCGCAAGCCGCTGTTCGTCTACGGCGCCCTGTCCAGCGCGGTCATGACGCCGCTGTTCTTCCTGAGCCTGCAGTCCGGTTCGGTCCCGCTGATGTTCGTGGCCGCCATCGTGTACTTCTCCTGCGGCTATGCGGCGGCGAACGCGGTCTGGCCGTCCTTCTACGGCGAGATGTTCAGCACCCAGGTCCGCTTCTCGGGTCTGGCCGTGGGAACCCAGCTCGGATTCCTCATGGCCGGCTTCGCTCCCACGATCGTCTCGGCGATCGGCGGCACCGGCCCCGGCGGCTGGGTCCAGACGTCGATCTTCGCCGCGGTCATCTGCGTGATCGCCGCGGTGTCGGCGCTGACAGCCCGCGAGACGGCCAAGGTCCCCACCGCCCAGCTCGGCCTGAAGTAG
- the purM gene encoding phosphoribosylformylglycinamidine cyclo-ligase, translating to MSSSPAENGITYASAGVDVEAGDRAVELMKDAVKATHNSSVLGGVGGFAGLFDVSRLLTYRKPLLATSTDGVGTKVAIAQAMDIHDTIGFDLVGMVVDDIVVVGAEPLYMTDYIACGKVVPERIADIVRGIAAACSVAGTALVGGETAEHPGLLGEHEYDVAGAATGVVEADALLGPERVKAGDVVIGMASSGLHSNGYSLVRRVINHAGWELDRQVSELGRTLGEELLEPTRVYAADCLDLTRTFPVNSGKGINGFSHVTGGGLAANLARVLPQGLLATVDRNTWELPAIFKLVSELGNVPLADLERTLNLGVGMIAIASPEAADAAVARLNERGLPSWVMGTVAEDTGAFTGTVDYVQGAKGVDGGAVRLVGQYA from the coding sequence ATGAGCTCCTCCCCCGCCGAGAACGGCATCACCTACGCCTCCGCCGGCGTCGATGTGGAAGCCGGCGACCGCGCCGTCGAACTGATGAAGGACGCCGTCAAGGCCACCCACAACTCCTCCGTGCTGGGCGGCGTGGGCGGCTTCGCCGGCCTCTTCGACGTCTCCCGCCTGCTGACGTACCGCAAGCCGCTGCTCGCGACGTCCACGGACGGCGTCGGCACCAAGGTCGCGATCGCCCAGGCCATGGACATCCACGACACCATCGGCTTCGACCTGGTGGGCATGGTCGTGGACGACATCGTCGTGGTGGGCGCCGAGCCGCTGTACATGACCGACTACATCGCCTGCGGCAAGGTGGTCCCGGAGCGCATCGCGGACATCGTCCGTGGCATCGCCGCGGCCTGCTCCGTGGCGGGCACCGCGCTGGTGGGCGGCGAGACGGCCGAGCACCCCGGTCTGCTGGGTGAGCATGAGTACGACGTCGCGGGCGCGGCCACCGGTGTGGTCGAAGCTGACGCGCTGCTCGGCCCGGAGCGGGTCAAGGCGGGCGACGTCGTGATCGGCATGGCTTCCTCCGGCCTGCACTCCAACGGCTATTCCCTGGTCCGCCGCGTCATCAACCACGCCGGCTGGGAACTGGACCGTCAGGTGTCCGAGCTCGGCCGCACGCTCGGCGAGGAGCTCCTGGAGCCCACCCGCGTGTACGCCGCCGACTGCCTCGACCTGACCCGCACCTTCCCGGTGAACTCCGGCAAGGGCATCAACGGGTTCAGCCACGTCACGGGTGGCGGCCTGGCCGCCAACCTGGCCCGTGTGCTGCCGCAGGGCCTGCTGGCCACGGTCGACCGCAACACCTGGGAGCTGCCCGCGATCTTCAAGCTCGTCTCCGAGCTGGGCAACGTGCCGCTCGCCGATCTGGAGCGCACCCTGAACCTGGGTGTGGGCATGATCGCGATCGCGTCCCCCGAAGCCGCGGATGCCGCCGTCGCGCGTCTGAACGAGCGGGGACTGCCCTCCTGGGTCATGGGCACGGTCGCCGAGGACACCGGCGCCTTCACCGGCACGGTCGACTACGTCCAGGGTGCCAAGGGCGTCGACGGCGGCGCGGTCCGCCTGGTGGGCCAGTACGCCTGA
- the purF gene encoding amidophosphoribosyltransferase, producing MARGDGKLTHDLLPGEKGPQDACGVFGVWAPGEEVAKLTYYGLYALQHRGQESAGIATSDGQRINVYKDMGLVSQVFDETTLNTLTGHLAVGHCRYSTTGASHWANAQPTLGATANGTVALAHNGNLTNTAELRQMIMDRTGGQLSGEMKQGNTSDTALVTALLEGDTGKTLEQTALELLPKIKGGFCFVFMDEGTLYAARDTYGIRPLVLGRLERGWVVASEQSALATVGASFIREIEPGEFLAIDENGVRTQRFAEATPAGCVFEYVYLARPDASIAGRSVYESRVEMGRQLARENTHEADIVIPVPESGTPAAVGYAEESGIPFAHGFVKNSYVGRTFIQPSQTLRQLGIRLKLNALESVIRGKRVVVVDDSIVRGNTQRAIVRMLREAGAKEVHVKISSPPVQWPCFYGIDFASRAELIASGASIEEISKAIGADSLAYISEDGMIAATHQPRERLCTACFTGKYPIALPDPELLGKNLLEREDEAPADTQAVPAPTAEPSEEPQVAPTGEVVAGATGCDPGPDSEFENFLTDADKRPAS from the coding sequence GTGGCACGCGGCGACGGAAAACTCACACACGATCTTCTTCCCGGCGAAAAAGGCCCCCAGGACGCCTGTGGCGTCTTCGGCGTCTGGGCACCGGGCGAAGAAGTGGCAAAACTGACCTACTACGGCCTTTACGCTCTGCAGCACCGCGGACAGGAATCCGCCGGCATTGCAACCAGCGATGGGCAACGCATCAACGTCTACAAGGACATGGGACTCGTGTCCCAGGTGTTCGACGAGACCACCCTCAACACCCTCACGGGTCACCTGGCCGTGGGGCACTGCCGGTACTCCACCACGGGTGCGAGTCACTGGGCCAACGCCCAGCCGACCCTGGGGGCGACCGCCAACGGCACCGTGGCCCTGGCGCACAACGGCAACCTGACCAACACCGCCGAACTCCGCCAGATGATCATGGACCGCACCGGCGGCCAGCTCAGCGGCGAGATGAAGCAGGGCAACACCTCGGACACGGCGCTCGTGACCGCTCTCCTGGAGGGCGACACCGGCAAGACCCTGGAGCAGACGGCTCTGGAGCTGCTGCCCAAGATCAAGGGCGGCTTCTGCTTCGTCTTCATGGATGAAGGCACCCTCTACGCCGCCCGCGACACCTACGGCATCCGCCCGCTGGTGCTCGGCCGCCTGGAGCGCGGCTGGGTGGTGGCCTCCGAGCAGTCCGCTCTCGCCACGGTCGGCGCGAGCTTCATCCGCGAGATCGAACCGGGCGAGTTCCTGGCCATCGACGAGAACGGCGTCCGCACCCAGCGCTTCGCCGAGGCCACCCCGGCCGGCTGCGTCTTCGAGTACGTCTACCTGGCCCGTCCGGACGCTTCGATCGCCGGCCGCTCCGTCTACGAATCCCGCGTGGAGATGGGCCGTCAGCTGGCCCGCGAGAACACCCACGAGGCGGACATCGTCATCCCCGTGCCGGAATCCGGCACCCCCGCCGCCGTCGGTTACGCCGAGGAGTCCGGCATCCCGTTCGCGCACGGCTTCGTGAAGAACTCCTATGTGGGACGCACCTTCATCCAGCCCTCGCAGACGCTGCGCCAGCTGGGCATCCGCCTCAAGCTCAACGCCCTCGAGTCCGTGATCCGCGGCAAGCGCGTGGTCGTGGTGGACGATTCGATCGTGCGCGGCAACACCCAGCGCGCCATCGTGCGCATGCTGCGGGAGGCCGGGGCCAAGGAGGTCCACGTCAAGATCTCCTCGCCGCCCGTGCAGTGGCCGTGCTTCTACGGCATCGACTTCGCATCCCGCGCGGAACTGATCGCCTCCGGCGCCTCCATCGAGGAGATCTCCAAGGCGATCGGCGCGGACTCGCTGGCGTACATCTCCGAGGACGGCATGATCGCCGCGACCCACCAGCCGCGCGAACGCCTCTGCACCGCCTGCTTCACGGGCAAGTACCCGATCGCCCTTCCGGATCCGGAGCTGCTCGGCAAGAACCTGCTGGAGCGCGAGGACGAGGCTCCGGCCGACACCCAGGCGGTCCCCGCCCCCACGGCCGAGCCATCCGAGGAGCCGCAGGTCGCTCCCACGGGCGAGGTCGTCGCGGGCGCCACCGGATGCGATCCGGGCCCCGACTCCGAGTTCGAGAACTTCCTGACCGACGCAGACAAGCGCCCCGCTTCCTAA
- the uraH gene encoding hydroxyisourate hydrolase, which yields MSVSQITTHILDTGSGRPAADVPVILFANADGAWNEIARGVTDADGRIKNLGPESVPGGTYKLNFATGAYYEGQGQSTFFPEVELTFAVADTGEHYHVPLLLSPFAFSTYRGS from the coding sequence ATGAGCGTTTCCCAGATCACCACCCACATCCTGGACACCGGCTCCGGCCGCCCCGCCGCCGACGTCCCTGTGATCCTGTTCGCGAATGCCGACGGCGCCTGGAACGAGATCGCGCGCGGCGTCACCGACGCCGACGGCCGGATCAAGAACCTCGGCCCGGAATCCGTCCCCGGCGGCACCTACAAGCTCAACTTCGCCACCGGCGCCTACTACGAGGGCCAGGGCCAGTCCACGTTCTTCCCGGAGGTCGAGCTCACGTTCGCCGTGGCGGACACGGGCGAGCACTACCACGTGCCGCTCCTCCTGAGCCCGTTCGCGTTCTCCACCTACCGGGGCTCCTGA
- the uraD gene encoding 2-oxo-4-hydroxy-4-carboxy-5-ureidoimidazoline decarboxylase yields MTLDEFNALSREDAIAVVRPCLDIQRWIEAVVDARPYASAGDLSETAGSVADPFTAEELEAALAHHPRIGERAQGDSKEASLSRNEQSAVDPSDREVQEALAAGNAAYDQKFGRVFLIRAAGRSAQEILAALNERLGNTPEEEDIIVAEQLRQIAVLRLEGAVQA; encoded by the coding sequence ATGACGCTCGACGAATTCAACGCCCTGTCGCGGGAGGACGCCATCGCCGTCGTCCGCCCGTGCCTGGACATCCAGCGCTGGATCGAGGCCGTGGTGGACGCGCGCCCCTACGCCTCGGCCGGGGACCTGAGCGAGACGGCCGGGTCCGTCGCGGACCCGTTCACCGCGGAGGAACTCGAAGCCGCGCTCGCACACCACCCGCGGATCGGGGAACGGGCCCAGGGGGACAGCAAGGAGGCCTCGCTGTCGCGCAACGAGCAGTCCGCCGTCGACCCCAGCGACCGCGAGGTCCAGGAGGCCCTGGCCGCCGGCAACGCCGCCTACGACCAGAAGTTCGGCCGGGTCTTCCTGATCCGCGCCGCGGGCCGCAGCGCTCAGGAGATCCTGGCCGCGCTGAACGAACGCCTGGGCAACACCCCGGAAGAAGAAGACATCATCGTGGCCGAGCAACTGCGCCAGATCGCCGTGCTCCGCCTGGAAGGAGCCGTGCAGGCATGA
- a CDS encoding cache domain-containing protein has translation MTHTDPITLPQPAEDAPESIRHLNTLLDTLDSRLVTWAEQTTAWLAATPRITSTAVDKVIRPAVEALLHQPGSPFAGAGFVANLGLLAPDRSYIAWWQGDDMERVDALANFSPQPVSRYMRAEWFRVPVSTGLPHVTGPYIDLLCTDEYVCTFTHPVFRDGLVAGIVGLDITAQNLEVMALASLRTLGPEAALVSDAGRAIVAVSPSVDPGDAVHAAPGSVSYRLGRHFTAHTAVMPVG, from the coding sequence ATGACACACACTGACCCCATCACCCTTCCCCAGCCCGCCGAGGACGCCCCCGAGTCCATCCGGCACCTGAACACCCTGCTCGACACCCTGGACAGCCGCCTGGTGACCTGGGCGGAGCAGACCACCGCCTGGCTCGCGGCCACGCCCCGGATCACGAGCACCGCCGTGGACAAGGTCATCCGGCCCGCCGTCGAAGCGCTGCTCCACCAGCCGGGTTCCCCGTTCGCGGGGGCCGGTTTCGTTGCCAACCTCGGCCTCCTGGCGCCCGACCGCAGCTACATCGCCTGGTGGCAGGGCGACGACATGGAGCGCGTCGACGCCCTGGCGAACTTCAGCCCTCAGCCCGTCAGCCGATACATGCGGGCCGAGTGGTTCCGCGTCCCCGTCTCGACCGGCCTGCCGCACGTCACCGGCCCGTACATCGACCTGCTGTGCACGGACGAATACGTCTGCACCTTCACCCACCCGGTGTTCCGCGACGGTCTCGTGGCGGGCATCGTCGGCCTGGACATCACGGCACAGAATCTCGAGGTGATGGCCCTCGCGTCCCTGCGGACCCTGGGGCCCGAGGCGGCCCTGGTGAGCGACGCCGGCCGCGCGATCGTGGCCGTGAGCCCCTCGGTGGACCCGGGCGACGCCGTGCACGCGGCTCCGGGCTCGGTCTCCTACCGCCTGGGTCGCCACTTCACGGCCCACACCGCGGTCATGCCCGTCGGCTGA
- a CDS encoding FadR/GntR family transcriptional regulator: MSLSPLGASRSLAALFTPIKSGGLVDEVCSRIELAIETGLLTAGQRLPNEVELASALGVSAVTTREALSQLRGQGLIRTVRGRSGGSFIADDALPSPQKARQRLASLTRLQISDLNLHYQAIASACAGLAARRATADDVDTLEELAFLPGKDTEDPLAWRMAHSEFVLEIAAAARSARLARELLRIQAELGTLTLLPFGEQAFRVEATRLHHAIATAIGQHDPPTAESLVRELIQNISSWLLNELSSEQLSRKEAAHDTH, encoded by the coding sequence ATGTCGCTCTCACCCCTCGGCGCGTCCCGCAGCCTCGCCGCGCTGTTCACCCCCATCAAGTCCGGGGGCCTGGTGGACGAGGTCTGCTCCCGGATCGAACTGGCCATCGAGACCGGCCTGCTCACGGCCGGGCAGCGCCTGCCCAATGAAGTGGAACTCGCCTCCGCCCTGGGCGTCTCGGCCGTCACCACCCGCGAAGCCCTGTCCCAGCTGCGGGGCCAGGGGCTCATCCGCACGGTCCGCGGGCGCAGCGGCGGCAGCTTCATCGCCGACGACGCCCTGCCATCCCCGCAGAAGGCCCGCCAGCGCCTCGCCTCTCTCACCCGGCTTCAGATCAGCGACCTGAACCTGCATTACCAGGCCATCGCGTCGGCCTGCGCCGGCCTGGCGGCCCGGCGTGCCACCGCGGACGACGTCGACACCCTCGAGGAACTCGCCTTCCTGCCCGGCAAGGACACCGAGGATCCCCTCGCCTGGCGCATGGCGCACTCCGAATTCGTCCTGGAGATCGCCGCCGCCGCGCGATCCGCGCGCCTGGCCCGCGAGCTGCTCCGCATCCAGGCGGAGCTCGGCACCTTGACGCTGCTGCCCTTCGGGGAACAAGCTTTTCGCGTGGAGGCCACCCGGCTCCATCACGCCATCGCCACCGCCATCGGACAGCACGATCCCCCCACCGCAGAGTCCCTGGTGCGCGAACTCATCCAGAACATCAGTTCATGGCTGCTCAACGAACTCTCCTCGGAGCAGCTCAGCCGCAAGGAGGCGGCTCATGACACACACTGA
- a CDS encoding ABC transporter ATP-binding protein yields the protein MSEQAMRPTASSTAVDAPETRDAVPAIRLKNLVKTFGEVNAVDGVDLDIRQGEFFSMLGPSGSGKTTVLRMIAGFELPTSGTIELDGVDVSTKAPFERDVSTVFQDYALFPHMSLIDNVAYGLRVRGMAKAERRERAAEALDRVQLGKFLDRRPAQLSGGQRQRVALARALVVEPKVLLLDEPLGALDLKLRQQMQIELKELQRSLGITFIFVTHDQEEALTMSDRIGVFSNGRIAQIGSAHEIYQRPLSGFVANFVGTSNILPSGIGGTEAGPGASFVLRPERLRLDWEAAAHDAGPRTLSGQVTSAVYIGHATQVHIALDAGPTVVALLHEDVPDTDALEGRRVTVSWAERDAVWLPEAA from the coding sequence ATGAGCGAACAGGCGATGCGCCCCACGGCATCCTCCACGGCGGTGGACGCCCCCGAGACGCGGGACGCGGTTCCGGCCATCCGGCTGAAGAACCTCGTCAAGACCTTCGGCGAAGTGAACGCCGTGGACGGCGTGGACCTGGACATCCGCCAGGGCGAGTTCTTCTCCATGCTGGGACCGTCCGGCTCCGGCAAGACCACCGTGCTGCGCATGATCGCAGGCTTCGAACTCCCCACCTCGGGGACCATCGAACTCGACGGCGTGGACGTCAGCACCAAGGCGCCCTTCGAACGGGATGTCAGCACCGTCTTCCAGGACTATGCGCTCTTCCCCCACATGTCCCTGATCGACAACGTCGCCTACGGACTCCGGGTCCGGGGGATGGCGAAGGCCGAGCGACGGGAACGCGCGGCGGAAGCCCTGGACCGGGTCCAGCTCGGCAAATTCCTGGACCGCCGCCCCGCGCAGCTCTCGGGCGGCCAGCGGCAGCGCGTCGCCCTCGCCCGGGCCCTCGTGGTGGAGCCCAAGGTCCTCCTCCTCGACGAACCGCTCGGCGCCCTGGACCTCAAGCTCCGGCAGCAGATGCAGATCGAACTCAAGGAACTTCAGCGCTCCCTCGGCATCACCTTCATCTTCGTCACCCACGACCAGGAGGAGGCCCTGACCATGAGCGACCGGATCGGGGTGTTCAGCAACGGCAGGATCGCCCAGATCGGCTCCGCCCACGAGATCTACCAGCGTCCCCTCAGCGGCTTCGTGGCCAACTTCGTCGGCACCTCGAACATCCTCCCCTCCGGGATCGGCGGCACCGAGGCCGGCCCCGGCGCCAGTTTCGTGCTCCGCCCCGAACGGCTGCGCCTCGACTGGGAGGCCGCGGCACACGACGCCGGCCCTCGCACCCTGAGCGGCCAGGTCACCTCGGCCGTCTACATCGGACACGCCACCCAAGTCCACATCGCCCTGGACGCGGGTCCGACGGTCGTCGCGCTCCTTCACGAGGACGTGCCGGACACGGACGCCCTCGAAGGCCGGCGGGTCACCGTCTCCTGGGCCGAACGGGACGCCGTCTGGCTGCCCGAGGCGGCCTGA
- a CDS encoding ABC transporter substrate-binding protein — protein sequence MAQNSMRLKVAGIAAVAALALTACGTSSGGGGSAAQTPAMKEIGQGEGQVSILGWPGYVEDGSNDPKVDWVTPFEKETGCKVSFKPFGTSDEAVTLMRTGQYDVISASGDASLRLVAGGDVQQVNTGLLKNYGDISPFLKDKAWNTVDGKNYGVPHGWGANVLMYRTDKVSPAPTSWKSVFEDGSQHAGKVTAYDSPIYIADAAMYLMKHQPDLGIKNPYALDEKQLDAAKNLLKDQKKNVGEYWNDVTKEVQSFASGSTVIGTTWQVGANIATGNGTKVATVLPEEGATGWSDTWMIGSKTKNPNCSYKWLDYIASPKAQAAVAEYFGEAPANPKACELTTDKKFCDSYHVKDADYASKIWYWTTPVEKCLDGRTDAKCTDYSAWTKAWTEIKG from the coding sequence GTGGCTCAGAACAGCATGCGCCTCAAGGTGGCGGGCATCGCAGCCGTCGCCGCGCTCGCCCTCACCGCCTGTGGCACCTCCAGCGGAGGCGGCGGCAGTGCCGCCCAGACCCCGGCCATGAAGGAGATCGGACAGGGCGAAGGGCAGGTGTCCATCCTCGGCTGGCCCGGCTACGTCGAGGACGGCTCCAACGACCCCAAGGTCGACTGGGTGACGCCCTTCGAGAAGGAGACCGGCTGCAAGGTCAGCTTCAAGCCGTTCGGCACGTCGGACGAGGCCGTCACCCTCATGCGGACCGGCCAGTACGACGTCATCTCCGCCTCCGGTGACGCCTCGCTGCGCCTGGTGGCCGGCGGCGACGTCCAGCAGGTCAACACCGGTCTGCTGAAGAACTATGGCGACATCTCGCCGTTCCTCAAGGACAAGGCCTGGAACACCGTGGACGGCAAGAACTACGGCGTGCCGCACGGCTGGGGCGCCAACGTCCTGATGTACCGCACGGACAAGGTGAGCCCCGCACCCACCTCCTGGAAGTCCGTGTTCGAGGACGGCTCGCAGCACGCGGGCAAGGTCACCGCCTACGACTCGCCGATCTACATCGCGGACGCCGCCATGTACCTCATGAAGCACCAGCCGGATCTGGGCATCAAGAACCCGTACGCGCTGGATGAGAAGCAGTTGGACGCCGCGAAGAACCTGCTCAAGGACCAGAAGAAGAACGTCGGCGAGTACTGGAACGACGTCACCAAGGAGGTCCAGTCCTTCGCCTCCGGTTCGACCGTCATCGGCACCACCTGGCAGGTGGGAGCGAACATCGCCACCGGAAACGGGACCAAGGTCGCCACCGTGCTGCCCGAGGAAGGCGCCACCGGCTGGTCCGACACCTGGATGATCGGGTCCAAGACCAAGAACCCGAACTGCTCCTACAAGTGGCTCGACTACATCGCCAGCCCCAAGGCCCAGGCCGCCGTGGCCGAGTACTTCGGCGAGGCCCCGGCGAACCCGAAGGCCTGTGAGCTGACCACGGACAAGAAGTTCTGCGACAGCTACCACGTCAAGGACGCCGACTACGCGTCCAAGATCTGGTACTGGACCACGCCCGTGGAGAAGTGCCTGGACGGCCGCACCGATGCCAAGTGCACGGATTACTCGGCCTGGACCAAGGCCTGGACGGAAATCAAGGGCTGA
- a CDS encoding ABC transporter permease, with protein sequence MSLQLSRPGVDPGRGGASGGVPRAKVSPLSGFLYRSPRARLAGLLTAPAGWLVLVYIAALATLLITALWSVDTFTGKVSQVWTLDNIKQALFDPVYQGIALRTLWIAVLVTVIDAVVAIPLAFFIAKVASARWQKLLLAAVLMPLWASYLVKAYAWRNVLAEGGLLEWLGAPLGVSSPGYSETAVILTLSYIWLPYMILPIHAGFEKVPGNLLEASGDLGAKPWTTVRLVVMPLLVPSIIAGTIFTFSLTLGDYITAQIVGGKTQMLGTVVYSNVGAANNLPFASAVSLIPIAIIMIYLLVVRRTGALDEL encoded by the coding sequence ATGTCACTCCAGCTCAGCCGGCCCGGCGTCGATCCGGGACGGGGAGGCGCCTCCGGCGGCGTCCCCCGGGCCAAAGTGAGCCCGCTCTCCGGGTTCCTGTACCGCTCACCCCGTGCCCGCCTGGCGGGTCTGCTCACGGCGCCGGCCGGCTGGCTGGTCCTCGTCTACATCGCGGCCCTCGCGACCCTGCTCATCACCGCACTGTGGAGCGTGGACACGTTCACCGGCAAGGTGTCCCAGGTCTGGACCCTGGACAACATCAAGCAGGCGCTCTTCGACCCGGTGTACCAGGGCATCGCCCTGCGCACGCTGTGGATCGCCGTGCTCGTGACGGTGATCGACGCCGTCGTCGCCATCCCGCTGGCCTTCTTCATCGCTAAGGTGGCCTCCGCCCGCTGGCAGAAACTCCTGCTGGCCGCGGTCCTCATGCCGCTCTGGGCGAGCTACCTCGTCAAGGCGTACGCCTGGCGGAACGTCCTGGCGGAGGGCGGCCTGCTCGAATGGCTGGGCGCCCCGCTCGGGGTGAGCTCTCCCGGGTATTCGGAGACGGCCGTGATCCTCACGCTCTCCTACATCTGGCTGCCGTACATGATCCTGCCGATCCACGCCGGTTTCGAGAAGGTGCCCGGCAATCTGCTCGAGGCCTCCGGTGACCTGGGCGCCAAGCCCTGGACGACGGTGCGCCTGGTGGTCATGCCGTTGCTGGTGCCGTCGATCATCGCGGGGACCATCTTCACGTTCTCGCTGACGCTGGGCGACTACATCACGGCGCAGATCGTGGGCGGCAAGACCCAGATGCTCGGCACCGTGGTCTACAGCAATGTGGGCGCGGCGAACAATCTGCCCTTCGCGTCGGCGGTCTCCCTGATCCCGATCGCGATCATCATGATCTACCTGCTGGTGGTGCGCCGGACCGGCGCCCTGGACGAGCTGTAA
- a CDS encoding ABC transporter permease: protein MRLSRSAKGILGLITGLVLLFIYAPLLLVVVNSFNADRTFGWPPQGFTLEWWTRAFENDGVRSALVSSLWVGAVATLIALVLGTLLALALQRYRFFGRDVVNLLVILPIALPGIVTGIALNNMFTTILGVPLSMFTVVVAHATFCIVTVFNNVIARLRRVNPGLEEASADLGAGVFTTFWQVTFPQLRSALLAGGLLAFALSFDEIIVTTFTIGAGETTLPIWILQNLFRPNQAPVVNVVAVVLIVVSIVPIWLAQKLSSDTVAGK, encoded by the coding sequence ATGAGACTTTCACGGAGTGCCAAAGGGATCCTCGGCCTGATCACGGGGCTGGTCCTGCTGTTCATCTACGCGCCGCTGCTCCTGGTGGTGGTCAACTCGTTCAATGCCGACCGCACCTTCGGCTGGCCGCCTCAGGGTTTCACGCTGGAGTGGTGGACGCGGGCTTTCGAGAACGACGGCGTGCGCTCGGCTCTGGTCTCCTCCCTCTGGGTGGGCGCCGTGGCGACGCTGATCGCGCTCGTCCTGGGCACGCTGCTCGCCCTGGCGCTGCAGCGGTACCGCTTCTTCGGACGTGATGTGGTGAACCTGCTGGTGATCCTGCCGATCGCACTGCCCGGCATCGTCACGGGTATCGCGCTGAACAACATGTTCACCACCATCCTCGGGGTGCCGCTCAGCATGTTCACGGTGGTGGTGGCCCACGCGACCTTCTGCATCGTGACGGTGTTCAACAACGTCATCGCCCGGCTGAGGCGGGTCAACCCCGGGCTCGAGGAGGCCTCCGCGGATCTGGGCGCCGGGGTGTTCACCACGTTCTGGCAGGTGACGTTCCCGCAGCTCCGCTCGGCGCTCCTGGCCGGTGGTCTGCTGGCCTTCGCGCTCAGCTTCGACGAGATCATCGTGACCACGTTCACGATCGGGGCGGGCGAGACCACGCTCCCGATCTGGATCCTGCAGAACCTGTTCCGTCCCAACCAGGCGCCCGTGGTCAACGTGGTGGCCGTGGTCCTGATCGTGGTGTCGATCGTCCCGATCTGGCTCGCGCAGAAGCTGTCGTCCGACACGGTGGCGGGGAAATAG